In Zingiber officinale cultivar Zhangliang chromosome 1A, Zo_v1.1, whole genome shotgun sequence, a genomic segment contains:
- the LOC122037871 gene encoding cucumber peeling cupredoxin-like codes for MVEGHSRHVAFFLMAAMGFLSTSAAHHKTHIVGGSYGWRIPNTTTFYQDWADARDFAVGDKIVFLFTTMVQNVVELSSAEDFAACTTNNVIDIHFKGPTILELTAAGQEYYLCNVGLHCEKGQKLSINVSSTPHPDVRLA; via the exons ATGGTCGAAGGACACAGCCGCCATGTTGCCTTCTTCCTAATGGCGGCCATGGGTTTTCTCTCCACCTCGGCGGCGCACCACAAGACCCACATCGTCGGAGGAAGCTACGGGTGGCGCATCCCCAACACCACCACCTTCTACCAGGATTGGGCCGACGCCAGAGACTTCGCAGTGGGCGACAAAATCG TGTTCCTGTTCACGACGATGGTGCAAAATGTGGTGGAGCTGTCGTCGGCGGAGGACTTCGCGGCGTGTACGACCAACAACGTGATCGACATCCACTTCAAGGGCCCGACGATCCTGGAGCTGACGGCCGCCGGGCAGGAGTACTATTTGTGCAACGTGGGGTTGCACTGCGAGAAGGGCCAGAAGCTGAGCATCAACGTCTCCTCCACGCCGCACCCAGACGTCCGTCTCGCTTAG
- the LOC122037872 gene encoding acyl-lipid (9-3)-desaturase-like, translated as MAAGGDKREAEVRGITSEELRAHNVASDLWICIHGKVYDVTAWAEHHPGGDLPLLSLGGRDATDAFVAYHPASAWSHLDRQCFVGFLVDYHVSPVSRDYRRLLSEISRSGFFDSKGLVAPLTLLAMLFLFSASVAGVLFSRSTAVHALCGGMMGLLWIQSGWMGHDSGHYRIVSDPRLNRFAQIVTGNCLTGVSIAWWKRNHNAHHIACNSLDYDPDLQHMPFFVVSSKLFASLTSCYYDRKMNFDAVSRFLVSYQHWTFYPVMCFARINLFAQSILLLVSKVNVYNRWQEILGVSVFWIWFPLLVSCLPNWPERVMFVVASFVVTGIQHVQFCLNHFSSTVYVGPPQGNNWFEKQTVGTLDISCSPWMDWFHGGLQFQTAHHLFPRLPRCHLRKISPFVKELCKNHKLPYSSASFWEANKMTIRTLRAAALQARDFAKPVPKNLVWEAVNTHG; from the coding sequence ATGGCCGCCGGCGGAGACAAACGGGAGGCGGAGGTCCGAGGCATCACCTCGGAGGAGCTCCGCGCGCACAATGTGGCCTCCGATCTCTGGATCTGCATCCACGGCAAGGTCTACGACGTCACCGCCTGGGCCGAACACCATCCCGGAGGCGACCTCCCGCTACTCAGCCTCGGCGGCCGGGACGCCACCGACGCCTTCGTCGCCTACCACCCCGCCTCCGCTTGGTCTCATCTCGACCGCCAGTGCTTCGTCGGCTTCCTCGTAGATTACCATGTCTCCCCCGTCTCCCGCGACTATCGCCGTCTCCTCTCTGAGATCTCCCGCTCCGGATTCTTCGACAGCAAGGGTCTCGTTGCCCCTCTCACCCTCTTGGCcatgctcttcctcttctccgcCTCCGTCGCTGGCGTCCTATTCTCCCGTAGCACCGCCGTCCACGCCCTCTGCGGTGGGATGATGGGCTTACTCTGGATCCAGTCCGGATGGATGGGTCATGACTCTGGCCACTACCGGATCGTGTCCGATCCGCGCCTCAATCGCTTTGCGCAGATCGTCACCGGGAACTGCCTCACCGGCGTCAGCATCGCCTGGTGGAAGCGGAACCACAATGCCCATCATATTGCCTGCAATAGCCTCGACTACGACCCCGATCTCCAGCACATGCCATTCTTCGTGGTCTCCTCCAAACTCTTCGCCTCGTTGACCTCTTGCTACTATGACAGGAAGATGAACTTCGATGCGGTCTCGAGGTTCCTAGTCAGTTATCAGCACTGGACGTTCTACCCCGTGATGTGCTTTGCAAGGATCAACCTTTTTGCCCAATCCATCCTCCTCCTCGTCTCAAAGGTGAATGTATACAACAGATGGCAGGAGATCCTCGGCGTCTCTGTCTTCTGGATCTGGTTCCCTTTGCTCGTCTCCTGTTTACCGAATTGGCCCGAGAGGGTTATGTTTGTTGTCGCCAGTTTTGTTGTTACTGGAATACAGCATGTCCAATTCTGCTTAAACCATTTCTCCTCGACCGTCTATGTTGGGCCGCCACAGGGGAACAACTGGTTCGAGAAGCAGACAGTCGGAACTCTGGACATCTCTTGCTCTCCTTGGATGGATTGGTTCCATGGCGGGTTGCAATTCCAGACGGCGCACCATCTGTTCCCTAGGCTGCCGAGGTGCCATCTCAGGAAGATCTCACCTTTTGTGAAGGAGCTCTGTAAGAATCACAAACTGCCCTACTCCAGTGCCTCGTTCTGGGAGGCAAACAAAATGACAATTCGGACGCTTAGAGCTGCAGCATTGCAGGCTCGGGACTTTGCTAAGCCGGTTCCTAAGAATTTGGTTTGGGAAGCCGTTAACACACATGGCTGA